The Paraburkholderia dioscoreae DNA window TCCGATCACGCTGCCGCGCCGCCAGACCTCGGTGACGTCGGCGAGATTCAGCTCGTACTGGTACAACTCGGGGCGGCGCAGCGGCGTTGTCTCGGCGTCGGCCTCGCGCGCGTGCTTGCCGGCGTTGGCGTGGCGCAGAATGTTCAGCCCTTCGGCGTACGCGGCCATCATGCCGTACTCGATGCCATTGTGAACCATCTTGACGAAGTGCCCCGCGCCCAGCGGCCCGCAGTGCAGGAAGCCCTGATCCGCCGTGCTAGTGCCGCTGGCGCGGCCCGGCGTGGCCGGCGCGGCGCCGGCGCCCGGCGCGAGCGTCGAGAAAATCGGTTCGAGCCGCTTCACGACCTCCGGCTCGCCGCCGATCATCAGACAGTAGCCGCGCTCGCGGCCCGCCACGCCGCCGCTCGTGCCGACGTCCACATAGTGAAGCTGGCGCTTCGCCAGCTCGGCGCCGCGGCGGATGTCGTCGTGATAGTAGGAATTGCCGCCGTCGATCACGATATCGCCGGGCGCGAGCAGGGGCACGAGTTTTTCCAGCGTCACATCGACCACCGCGGCCGGCACCATCAGCCACACGGCGCGCGGCTTGTCGAGTTGCGCGACCAGCTCTTCCAGCGACGCCGCGCCCGCGACACCGTCCTGCTTCAGCTTCTCCACCGCCGCCGGCTGCACGTCGTAAGCGATACATTGCTGACCGCCCTTCGTCAGACGCCGCACCATGTCGGCGCCCATGCGTCCCAATCCAATCATGCCTAGCTGCATATCTCGCTCCGGAAAGTGCCTCGTTGCGCTGCTCGATTTGCTTCGTTGTACTGCGGCAATCTTTGCGTTTTTGCTGAGTGTTTCGGTAGCGGCGCCGTGGATCGCGCGTCACTGCATTTTTATTGTAGCTGCGTCTTTCGTTGCGTCTTCGTTGCGTCTTCGTTGCGTCTTCGTTGCGTCTTTCTCGCATGCTCCGGGCGCACGGCGGTCATCTTGGATCGCTCACGCGGCGAAGCGGCACCGCCACGTGCATGGAAAGACGATACGCTTCTTTGCAGAGGTTTTGCGCGGCGTAAAGTTCCTGGTATGTGCGGTTGCGCGGCATCGCACTCGGGCAGGCTTCGATTCGGCTAACGGCCTTCTTACACTTCGACCTGGACTTGGGTCTCGCAGTCAGGGCTATGCCGCTAGCGCCGACCTGCCTGGAGCTTGCCGTATCGCGAACGCGCAAAACGCTTCACGGCCTGCCACATCAATGGATAACGATCGCCCGGCACGGCGAACAGCACCAACGCGCACAACGCAAGCAAGCCGCAGAACATGAACGTGCCGCGATAGCCGAACGCCTGCACCAGCAAACCCGACAACACGCCCGAGAGAATCGAGCCGACCCGCGCCGCGTTGAAGAAGAGCGCGGTGGCGCGGCCCGGCGCATGCGGCATCAGATCCTGCACATAGGTCATGCCGAGACACGAGGTCACGGCGACCACGAACGCGTTGAGCATCTGCATCGGAATCAGCACGTGGACGTTGCCCGCGAGCGCCATGCCGGCGAAATACACCGCGTGCACCGCCGCACACGCGCCCAGCCAGTTCGGCTTGTGCAGCGCCGACGACTTCGCGCCGAGCGCGAGCATCATCGGAATTTCCATCAGGGCGCCGAGGCCGAGCATGACCGACACGTCCAGATGCGTGCCCTTCAGGCCGTGCACGATGTAGAGCGGCAACACGATCATCGTCGCGTTCGCGGCGAGGCCGAGCAAGGTCAGC harbors:
- the gnd gene encoding phosphogluconate dehydrogenase (NAD(+)-dependent, decarboxylating); protein product: MAAVQRSKSSSATRHFPERDMQLGMIGLGRMGADMVRRLTKGGQQCIAYDVQPAAVEKLKQDGVAGAASLEELVAQLDKPRAVWLMVPAAVVDVTLEKLVPLLAPGDIVIDGGNSYYHDDIRRGAELAKRQLHYVDVGTSGGVAGRERGYCLMIGGEPEVVKRLEPIFSTLAPGAGAAPATPGRASGTSTADQGFLHCGPLGAGHFVKMVHNGIEYGMMAAYAEGLNILRHANAGKHAREADAETTPLRRPELYQYELNLADVTEVWRRGSVIGSWLLDLIAGSLVSDAELKNYAGRVSDSGEGRWTVAAAIDEGVPTPVLSAALFARFSSRGEADFANRVLSAMRHDFGGHVEKAATPADGPKG